A window from Micromonospora terminaliae encodes these proteins:
- a CDS encoding LytR/AlgR family response regulator transcription factor, whose protein sequence is MNAATGFLRVLAVDDEPPALDELAYHLRADPRVARLHTAGDATEALRVLRDGDVDVVFLDIRMPGLDGMELARVLRRFARPPAIVFVTAYDDGAVDAFDLGATDYVRKPVRAERLAESLRRVIGSRVVPSHPAALARAEEDPTIPIELAGTTRMLPRSAVRWVEAQGDYARLHTADGSHLVRVSLATLAERWADAGFVRVHRSYLVQLKLIAELRLVNSGYVVVIDGAELPVSRRHTRELKDKLVRAAKQDWNR, encoded by the coding sequence ATGAACGCGGCGACCGGGTTTCTCCGCGTGCTGGCGGTCGACGACGAGCCGCCGGCCCTGGACGAGCTGGCGTACCACCTGCGGGCCGACCCCCGGGTGGCCCGGCTGCACACCGCCGGCGACGCGACCGAGGCGCTGCGGGTGCTCCGCGACGGCGACGTGGACGTGGTCTTCCTGGACATCCGGATGCCCGGGCTGGACGGCATGGAGCTGGCCCGGGTGCTGCGCCGGTTCGCCCGGCCACCGGCCATCGTGTTCGTCACCGCCTACGACGACGGCGCGGTGGACGCCTTCGACCTGGGCGCGACCGACTACGTGCGCAAGCCGGTCCGGGCCGAGCGGCTGGCCGAGTCCCTGCGCCGGGTGATCGGCTCGCGGGTGGTCCCCTCGCACCCGGCGGCGCTGGCCCGGGCCGAGGAGGACCCGACCATCCCGATCGAGCTGGCCGGGACCACCCGGATGCTGCCCCGGTCGGCGGTGCGCTGGGTGGAGGCGCAGGGCGACTACGCCCGCCTGCACACGGCGGACGGCTCGCACCTGGTCCGGGTCTCGCTGGCCACCCTCGCCGAGCGCTGGGCCGACGCGGGGTTCGTCCGGGTCCACCGGTCCTACCTGGTGCAGCTCAAGCTGATCGCCGAGCTGCGGCTGGTCAACTCCGGCTACGTCGTGGTGATCGACGGGGCCGAGCTGCCGGTGAGCCGCCGGCACACCCGCGAACTGAAGGACAAGCTGGTCCGCGCGGCCAAGCAGGACTGGAACCGCTGA
- a CDS encoding RNA polymerase sigma factor translates to MTVSDGELISELYAGCFRRLVVQLYAVTGDLSEAQEAVQEAFTRALATPRRIAGLENPEAWLRRVAVNVARSRHRRRRLFDTLLRRIGPPPAVADRSPEHLALLAALRGLPEGQRQALALHYLVDLPVDEVAVTLGVSPGTVKSRLSRGRQALAALLTDSDTTEPSIGRIDVRS, encoded by the coding sequence GTGACGGTGTCCGACGGCGAGCTGATCTCCGAGCTGTACGCCGGCTGTTTCCGACGGCTGGTCGTCCAGCTCTACGCGGTGACCGGTGACCTGAGCGAGGCGCAGGAGGCGGTCCAGGAGGCGTTCACCCGCGCCCTGGCCACACCCCGGCGAATCGCCGGCCTGGAGAACCCGGAGGCGTGGCTGCGCCGGGTGGCGGTGAACGTGGCCCGCAGCCGGCATCGGCGACGCCGGCTGTTCGACACGCTGCTGCGGCGCATCGGCCCGCCACCCGCGGTGGCCGACCGCTCGCCCGAGCACCTCGCCCTGCTCGCCGCGCTGCGCGGGCTGCCCGAGGGCCAGCGACAGGCCCTGGCGTTGCACTACCTGGTCGACCTGCCGGTGGACGAGGTGGCGGTGACTCTCGGCGTGTCGCCCGGCACGGTGAAGTCCCGCCTCTCCCGCGGCCGGCAGGCCTTGGCCGCCCTGCTCACCGATTCCGACACCACCGAGCCGAGCATCGGGAGGATCGATGTCCGATCGTGA
- a CDS encoding sensor histidine kinase, which yields MGGNLSAAFGVVSLVTALAAALWAVLRLRARRGIATATQRATYEVLHTAGLAAEPLRGGLSAAGAAKAVRHLRALVGAAGLALTDREALLALDGHGAHHGDQLLAAARRAVGTGRSTVLRESELHCDLVDCPVRGAVVAPLSADGRVVGALVAVAGERPAPGLVQATLETAHWAGDQLALAELDSSRERLARAEVRALRAQISPHFIYNALTAIGSFVRTDPERARELILEFAEFTRYSFRAHGEFTTLAEELRSIDRYLTIERARFGERLQVRLQIAPEVLPVTLPFLCLQPLVENAVRHGLSRKPGTGMVSIEARDAGAECHITVEDDGVGMDPTTLTAGIAELAGAGSDPADDPGQHVGLSNVDERLRSAFGDRFGLVVETGLGSGTKVSMRVPKFHPRVRATS from the coding sequence GTGGGTGGCAATCTCTCGGCCGCGTTCGGCGTCGTCTCGCTGGTCACCGCGCTGGCCGCGGCGCTGTGGGCGGTGCTGCGGCTGCGCGCCCGCCGGGGCATCGCCACGGCCACCCAGCGGGCCACCTACGAGGTGCTGCACACCGCCGGCCTCGCCGCCGAGCCGCTGCGGGGCGGCCTGAGCGCGGCGGGCGCGGCGAAGGCCGTACGCCATCTGCGGGCCCTCGTGGGCGCGGCCGGGCTGGCCCTGACGGACCGGGAGGCGCTGCTCGCCCTCGACGGGCACGGCGCGCACCACGGCGACCAGTTGCTCGCGGCGGCCCGGCGGGCGGTCGGCACCGGGCGCTCGACGGTGCTGCGGGAGTCGGAGCTGCACTGCGACCTGGTGGACTGCCCGGTCCGGGGCGCGGTGGTGGCCCCGCTGAGCGCCGACGGCCGGGTGGTCGGTGCGCTGGTGGCGGTGGCCGGCGAGCGGCCGGCACCGGGACTGGTGCAGGCGACCCTGGAGACCGCGCACTGGGCCGGCGACCAGCTGGCCCTGGCGGAGCTCGACTCCTCCCGGGAGCGCCTGGCCCGGGCCGAGGTACGCGCGCTGCGCGCCCAGATCAGCCCGCACTTCATCTACAACGCGCTGACCGCGATCGGCTCGTTCGTCCGGACCGATCCGGAGCGGGCCCGCGAGCTGATCCTGGAGTTCGCCGAGTTCACGCGCTACTCGTTCCGGGCGCACGGGGAGTTCACCACGCTCGCCGAGGAGCTGCGCTCGATCGACCGCTACCTGACCATCGAGCGGGCCCGCTTCGGCGAGCGGCTCCAGGTACGCCTCCAGATCGCGCCGGAGGTGCTGCCGGTGACCCTGCCGTTCCTCTGCCTCCAGCCGTTGGTGGAGAACGCGGTCCGGCACGGGTTGTCCCGCAAGCCGGGCACCGGCATGGTGAGCATCGAGGCCCGGGACGCGGGCGCCGAGTGCCACATCACGGTGGAGGACGACGGGGTGGGGATGGATCCGACGACGCTGACCGCCGGCATCGCCGAGCTGGCCGGCGCCGGCAGCGACCCGGCCGACGACCCGGGCCAGCACGTCGGCCTCTCGAACGTCGACGAGCGGCTCCGGTCGGCCTTCGGGGACCGGTTCGGCCTGGTCGTCGAGACGGGCCTGGGCTCGGGTACGAAGGTCAGCATGCGGGTGCCGAAGTTCCACCCCCGGGTACGGGCGACGTCATGA
- a CDS encoding DUF5701 family protein — MSDSRYDAATEFDRQLDRLVQLGYPAMAGLTEDAFRDLLTPLRPAAVARAADLAAPTDGRVPFLLVTTRELVPVQERIALTTLAGKRKPGILDRNFPAGDLPAFDPIKELEVPAGPAYLLFDVDRGEEYRNLPPSTALAQMTERGRLPITIDEGLAFVTLHPPALASNRCFSLVGSRCGDKRVPALWISQGAPKLGWCWFGNPHTWLGSATADPVRVGLE, encoded by the coding sequence ATGTCCGACAGCCGCTACGACGCCGCGACCGAATTCGACCGGCAACTCGACCGCCTCGTCCAGCTCGGCTACCCGGCAATGGCCGGGCTGACCGAGGACGCCTTCCGTGACCTGCTCACCCCGCTGCGCCCGGCGGCCGTCGCCCGGGCGGCCGACCTCGCCGCGCCCACCGACGGGCGGGTGCCCTTCCTGCTGGTGACCACCCGCGAGCTGGTGCCGGTCCAGGAGCGGATCGCGCTGACCACGCTCGCCGGCAAGCGGAAGCCCGGCATCCTCGACCGGAACTTCCCGGCCGGCGACCTGCCGGCCTTCGATCCGATCAAGGAGCTGGAGGTGCCGGCCGGGCCGGCGTACCTGCTCTTCGACGTGGACCGGGGGGAGGAGTACCGCAACCTGCCGCCGTCGACCGCGCTGGCGCAGATGACCGAGCGGGGCCGCCTGCCGATCACGATCGACGAGGGCCTCGCCTTCGTCACGCTGCACCCGCCGGCGCTGGCCAGCAACCGGTGCTTCTCGCTGGTCGGCTCCCGCTGCGGGGACAAGCGGGTGCCGGCGCTGTGGATCAGCCAGGGCGCGCCGAAGCTGGGCTGGTGCTGGTTCGGCAACCCGCACACCTGGCTCGGCTCGGCCACCGCCGACCCGGTGCGAGTCGGACTGGAGTGA